Genomic window (Drosophila sulfurigaster albostrigata strain 15112-1811.04 chromosome 2R, ASM2355843v2, whole genome shotgun sequence):
TAGAGCAGCTGGTGGCACTGCTTGCGGTCGTGGACATAATCTCCGACTTGGGCTTGGTCCAGGGTATGTTGGGCACTTGAATCTGCAGCGTATCCTCCGGCTCCTGATCGTTCGCTTTCTCGGGTGAGTCACGTTTCTCCTCGTCCGATTGACAGAGCAGCGATTGTTGTTCCTCTGAGTCGGCCACATCCGTGCCTTCCTTCTCCGCCTTGATGTCGCCGAGTATGTCGGGTATGCACTCCTTGACATCCTTGGACACATCCGGTTTGATCACATCGCTGATCTTATTGCTGTCGGGTGTTACCGTCTCAACAATGTTGGCTATTGGGCTGCTGGCATCCGTAGCTTTCTTTGGTGTCTCCAGCACGGTGAGATCAATGAAGGGCACCGGTTTCTCTGGCGTCACCAGATCAATCACCTCAATCACTGTTTTGTTATTCGTTGGCGTCGTCGGTGAACTCTTTTTATTCAGCTGTTCGAGCAGCGTGGCATTCACAGCATCCGTGTATTCCATGCCTTTGTTCAGCTCATTTTTGCTATTGACAAACACATTTTCCTTCTCATTGTCCGTAGAGTTACTCGAGGGCGCCTTCTGTATCTTCAGTTCGACACGTAAATCATTTATCACATTGCTGGTGGCGGAACGCATCAATTCATTGTTCTGCGCATTGTCACCGAGCTTGGTGCGATCGAGGAAACTTCGCATTCCCGCACTGATATCGCTGCTGGGATTCAATAGCTTCTGGCACTCCGAGATGTTCGACTGAAAGCTCCGTATGCGTGAATCCAGCACCGATGTTGAGCCCGACTTTTGTATCTTATTACCATTCGCCGGCTCGCCCAGCAAATAGCGTTTCTTCAGCTCCAGACTCTTCTTGGAGGCAATGCCCTCGGTGCTCGCCGTTTTGTTCAACAAATAATCGCCAGGTCGTGGATTCTGCAGAGGTGCTCGCTGGCTGCTGATCAGCAGCGTGGGATCCACCTGCACGAGTGGCTTGAATTGCGGCAGCGGCGGTTGTGGCTGATACTTTTGCAGGTAGCTGCCGCCCTTCTCCCGTGACGCCAACTGCTTCTGATGCAGCCCAGTGGCACTCGGCGTGATCATGCCGGACTTTATCTGAAATGGGGGgaaatttcagtttttctAGTTATGTTATAACTTAGGTTAATCGATTTACGTAACTACAATAAACaagatttttttcttattgatTCCTTATTAAAAATCAGAAAACTAATTATATGAAACCCTGTGAACTAGTATAAGGAATAGAAACTTACTTTTTAAGATTTCTACCTCACTTTCTTTGTTTCTATCAGTCATTCAAAGCTCcataaatgaaaacattcaCCAATACATCTTCTGTCATTACAGTAACAATCTTCTTTACAACAATCACGTTCTACATATAGTGTATGCCATATTCTACGCAAATCTAATAAATCCAGAAATCCAAGCTgtaatcatattttaaattaaatgatctCTTATGTTATCTTAGTTTATTAAACTGCAGAAGAACTTTAAGTTTTACTTTAAATCCAATATTTTGAACCTACGCTAACTTTAATACATCCATAATTAAGCCAATATTGAACTCACTGACTTCCCAACGATTGCCCGTTAACAGATATAGAGTTAATATCAATAAAACAAAGTTGATGTGTGCATCCCACAACAGAATCGCATACAATATTTGAGCgctttatttttacaaaatctCGTTGCAGATAAAGAAAAATCCTTTTACCTGTACTTTTGTGGGTTTTCGTAAGTGTGTGTCGTCGATAAAGATTTTCGGCGCCTGCCGTATGATCTCATCGTTGTCGAACTCAGAATCGGTGGATATTTCAGTGGCAGAGTTAAGCTCAACTTCGTCAGGTGATGTGCTTTCGGATTCGGTTTGTACCTGGAATTGTAGCCcattggcaaataaataattaatgacaCGAGATTCTCGAGAAtgattaagaaataaaataataaaaaataacattaaagCGATGCAACAGAACGTCAAAAACATATTAACAAAGCGTCGAGTAAATTCAGGTGGCAagagttttcgttttttagaGACACTCTCTCATTGCCCCCGTTTTGTAAAGGCcgttttatatatagtacatattatcatgttgtttttattctaTAGCGCGAACATGCTTCATTAGTCAGAGTTTgagcttgtttttttgttttgggttaaTCAGCAGCGATGGTAAACCTCTCTCATGCCTTTAGGTACGATCCAGAAAGGTATAAAACGAATACAATAGACGAACGAAACAGAACGCAGATGGGGGGAGAAGGATTGTTAGGCTATATCGGGGATCAGGCTTAGTGGAGTTATATAGAAGGCGATTTTTTCAGTATGCTGTGGACAGAAACGAGTTGGCGAACGACGACAGAACACGAACaagaattataatatattgatcTAGATATTTTTAGAGACTACAAACTTTGAGATCGGGCGGCTCGGGGGTTAGCGCAACATTTCGtgattgaattttgatttagaATTTACCTTCATAGATCGTACCCAGACGCTATTTATACGATATTGGCTAACAAAGGTGGTAAgttgctctctctttttttatggTGGTTTAGGCGTACATCAAGAGCTGGTTTTTGGTTGGTTGATTGAATGTTTTGGATTTGTGGTTCATTTActgaccacacacacattaaaagTCCTAGTATGTTCTGGTGTTTATCGGAGGTCTTAAGGGTTTTAAAAAGGGGGTTAGCGGGGGACTGTGTTTGGCTGTTGGTTTcgcatttttgtgttttgctgaGGAATTGCGACCTCAATAGAGATAGTAGTTGAAGCGACGTCTGCCGGGGTTGTTGTAATCGTAGTCGTTATCgatgttggttgttgttgttgggggttaaaaaatgtaaaagagaaatttgctgtttttgtaATCAACTTAAGGTGTTTGACAACTAAGAGATAACGCACGactctttgctgctgctgggcaatCCATagctggagctgctgctggtggcggGATTGCGACGCCGGAAAAGATCGCTCAGATGCGTACTGCTTGGATAATAACCGGAGCTTGTgctcgttgttgctgcgctGCTCGTTCCTAATCCTGTGTAGGGTCTTCGACTCAGGtaatcgctgctgctgccggcgAGGCTGTTACTGCTGAGGTAATCGTAGTTGCTGCGTGGTGCTGAGGTTCTAGCATATGAAGATGAGCTGGGGAAGCGACTGCTGGGCGCTTTAGTCGTATAATGCCTAGGTCTATAGCTGGACAACTCCTCATCGGGTTCGTAATCGGCACGATCGGTGCTTCTGATCACATCCCGCATATAAGGATTACGCTCCACAACGCGTTCATTGACAAACTCCCTCTTACGGTTGTGCAATCGCTTGCTGCGATCGAGCAGCGCCTTCATGTTGGCATCCTCAGGTTCGTCGTAGTTCACAACATAGCTCAAAGGTCGTGATGTGGCTACTGTAGTAGCTGTGGAGCGGGTGTCTGTATCTTGGCTGGACTGTGCTGATAGCGAATGCATCGATCCCGAAACGGGTGTATTCTTTTTGAGATCACTCACGGACTTGGAGCTGAGGCGAGCGCTGTCCGCCAAAGGCTTGAAGGGTTGCGGTGACTGTGAGCGTGGCTTATTATTGAAGCGCCTCGGCTTAGGACGTCTGCTGTCCAGCAGACCGAGTATATCATCCGCTTCTAGCGAGGGCTTGGAATCAGTTTGATCAAACACCGTTTTGCCATCGGGCCACTGTCGATTCTGGAAAGCAGCCGAAGGCGGTGAGTCGGAGCGCGCATATTCAGGAAGTTTTGACTTGGGATCCTGCTCTTCTAGATCCTCATCCTCGCTGTCCGCATGCAGTTCACCTGACTGCGGCTTCGGCCAGGCACGATCCTTAAACACTTCCGGCACGGGTTCTGCATCGTCCCTAACTTCCGGTACATATTTGGCCGGTTCTAGCTTAGGCAAGTGCAGCTTGCGCGGCATGGGTACAATCACCGGCTTGTTGTCCTGtaattcaataaatgcaaaggAGCTGCGTCTCGTGGACGCCGTTGTTGTGTCCAGTGTCGAGTTACTATCGTCACCTAGATCCAGTTTCTTAAACATGGGCGGAGTGCCGTCCTTGCGAATCGACTCTCGACGGCTGCCCGTATCCTGGGTGGTGCCACGTCGTGTCGTTGGCGGTGTGGGGGGCGTGGGCGGCGGGAGACTACGCTTGCTACCActggagttgctgctgctctgctgcgaCTCCTGACGTCGCTGCTCTGCGGCTGCAGCCTCAAAGCTCTCGTCACGTTTGATAAGCGCCTGACGACGCTCGCGCTCGAATTCCTCAATGATGCGCTGCTCATCCTCGACTGAGGGCAGATTGTTCAGCAGCTGTATGGAATTGCTGGGCGACACATTAGCGGACTTCGGAGCTGCAATGCGACGACGGGGTGGCATGGGACTGTTGGGCAATTTCTCCATGTCCCACTCGAGGGAACTCTCTTTGCTGGCAACTACAACGGGGGGTTGTTTGCGACGTGGCATCGGTGAGACGGGCAGTTTCTCCATGTCCCAGTCGAGGGAGTTCTCTTTGCTGCGCTGTGATTTGGGCGGCGTTACCAGTTTGGGTGGCTCAATGAGACTGCCACGAGAGGAGTTTTCACTCTTCAGCGAGTTGCTCTGACTGTCTAGGGATTTTGGTGAACtggcaacagctgctggcTGCTTTAGCTGCATTTCTGGGGTCTTTAAGCTAACTGCCTTATGATGATCCACGACATCTTCCTCGACTGCCAGCCTAGGAAACTTCATTGGCTCCTCTGGCGTTGCCTGTGTCTGCTTTTCGATTTTGGGACTTAGCTGTTGCAGCAAATCCTGCACTGAAGGTGGCATACTGTCGGGCGTCAGCTTAGCCAACTTCTTCTTGAGACGCTGCGGTGCCACAGGTAAAGTGGGCTCGCTGGACGAGGAACTGCTCTTCTGTCTGCGCTGTGGACGCGATGGGAAACAGCCGTCATCGATTTCATCCATGCTGGGCTGTAGCGTTTGTCCAAAGCGGGGTGTGTTATTTAGGGGAACTTCATCACGTTCCAGCGACTCTAATTTATCCACAAAGTCTCGCTCTACAGAGCTATTCACACTCTGTTTAACACTGGACGCAATTCCCACCAGTTCATCGTTAGAATCGAAATCAACGTTGACCAGCATTTCATCGGACACTTCGCCAAGGAGCTTCTCGATGCTGTGCTCCTCGGAGCTCCCACGTTTAACCACTGTCACAGGCTGAGCACTGGGACTCTTGCTGATGGTGGTGCACAATGAATCCGCATCCAGCTCATCGTCCATATAAATTGTAGGTTCTTGAGCAGGCGTTCGCTCTAGTTCATCTACCATGCTCTGGAACATATCATCCACATGCTCAACATCTGCTAAGGCCTCACGCTCTAGCTCTATGCTCTGGAGTACTTCCAGTGCATCCAACTGCAGTTTTTCAGTCAGAGAAACTTCCGATTGACGTCGGGAGAGCACAAGACTTGCCTGAGAACCACGCCGGGAGTTGTTCAGCGACTTGTCACACCCTGTCTTGGGCAGGTTCTTAATATCCTCCACAACCACAGGTCGTTCAACAGTTACCTCTGGCTCCACATTTAACACTTCGCTGGTTACCTCGACAACAGGGGCAACTTCTACCAATGGGCTTTTCGTCTTTGAACGTTCTAGCTCTTTGGCTTCGGTTGCCTTGTCTAACAGATCGAGTATTTCAAAATCATCCGGCACAGGAGTTGCTGGTTTCGGTGGAGTCACTTTAACTGGCAGCTTCTTTTCCACTTTGTTGACCTTCTCTGGCAACTTTGCCGGCATTTTCTTTGCCTGCCGCGCATTGCTAATCTTTGCCAATTCCTCAAGCGAGTTATTAGTCTTGCTTGCTTTGAGACTCTTGCTCGGggattttaatttcttaagcGGTGATTTGCGTTTCTCCGGCGACTTCCGCTTCTCAGGGGACTTGCGTTTCTCTGGTGACTTACGTGACGTCAGACCAAAGAACTTGGCTAGTTTTGAGTCGCGATATTGCACTGGCAATTCCATAACCTTCTGCTGTTCTTTTGGCAGCTCAATTGGCTTTTGTTGCTCCTCTTTTTGAGCATAGAACTTGTCGCGTTTCTTTTGCAAAAAGTTGGTGGCCTCATTGCGCCATTCATTGCGCAAATAATCCATGGTTCGCTCCAGATCACTCATCGAATCACTCACCGAGACTAATGACTCCCTGGAGCGATTCAAGCTGCTCATGTTGCTGGTGCTGGATTCCATGCGACGCAACTTGAACGAGGATTGTTCATCGCTGTTCTGCGAGTGCACCGAGCTCATGGACTCGAAGCGTTTGAGTATATTCTGTACTCCAGTCAACCGCTTGGGCTGCATATCAAAATCTCCCTCACCCAAGGACTTCGTTTTCACCAGCTTCTTGCTGCTGCGTCGCGGCAAACCCAGCTCCACATCCAATCCTGTATCCTCAAGTATACGCTCGATTTTGTCCGACAAATCGCTGGGAGATTTCTCATCATTGAAGAGCTTCTGGTATTCGGAGCTGGGTGAACGTGTCGCTCCATCCGCTAGAATTTCGTCGAGAATGCGCTCAGCTTCATCGCGTGGCACTTGCGGCTCCTCCGGCTGCATTTCGGTGGTGTCTGCAGTCCCTGTAATCTCTGTggctgcggcagctgcagccgctgctgctttCTTTGCCTTGGTGCCCTTGGGCACAATTTTCTTGACTATTTTAACCTTGCCTTTGGTCGTGGTTGTTGTCTTACCCACGCTGGTGGCACTTGGAGTCTTAGTTACAGGAGTTTTAGTTGGTGCTGCTACCTTGACGGGTGTTTTAGCTGTAGTTACAACCTTAACCGGTGCTTTTTTCTTGCTCAGATCTAAGGCACCATCAAGCTGATGATCGCGCAAACTAAAAGAGTTGAGGGAAGCTTGTCGTTTAGGTGGGACAGGCTTCGTCTTGGGATCTATTTTAGACTCTGCTTTGTTATCAGTTTTTGACTCTAGTTTTGTCTCAACCTTAGCTCCTGCCTTGCTCTCCTCTTTCACCTCTTTGCTGGGTGCTAAAACCGCCTCTGTTTGCGACTTCTTCAGACGCTCTGCCACCGTTTCCACCGCTCGTCGCTGGGGCGCCGGACTACTTGGAAAATATCTTGCTAGATCCACATCTTTTAGCGTTTTCTgattcttatttatatttccagCATTGCTCTTCTCCTGTTTCTGATTGGGAAAATATTTGGACAAATCCACGCTTGCCGTGTGAACAGTGGGCGTCACCATCTGTGATTTAATGTGATCCATGGTGCCTGCAAAACTGCTAGCGCCAATCTCTTTAAGCTTATTGCTCAGTTGTGGATTGCTGGACTCCTCATCGATGTCCATGTCTTCATCTAATTCGCTGCtatgctgccgctgcagcttCTTCATTGTGCCCAAAATGTtctcaatttgcattttgttttcattgggCAGCGGTGCTTTCCTGAGCTGCGGACTATGTGAGCTGGCATTACTCTTAATGCTGCTGGAGCGGCTCACATTGGCACTGCTTTTGCGCTCCGGCTTGGGACTGATTGGCGGCGGTTTTTTCAGGCTTTCAGGGCGTTTCAGTTGCTCCTTGGGACGCTCCTCAAAGTTAGGTTTGCGTGGTTTCAACTCATCAAGGTTAAAATCAATTACAGGCTTAGGCTTTACCTCAACTGCAGGTTGAGGTGGTGGACTAACCACTTTCTCGTACTTCTCATCAAACTTGGACTTGGATGGAGCGATGCctactgcagcagcagcagctacaattGAGCTGCTCGGCTTGACTGCACTGGGATTGGAATTGGACATGCCTGCCGCAATGGCTGCATTCTCTGCTAGCCATTTCTCCTTGAGCGTTAGCTTCCGCAGAATGTCGCTCTTCACGAGATTCTCCTTGGCCAGCACCTCCAGATCTTTGTTCATTTTAACCATATTATTGAGGTGATACAATTTCTCGCTAATGGCTTCGATTTCGCTGCTAAACTTACGCGGTGCATTGCGCTCCAGCTGCTCGAGTTGAGCACGAGTGGGCGTAGCAATGGGAGTGGGAACCGGCGTGGAGGGTTGATCGGGTTGACTCTGTGCCGACTCAAAGGAGTTGGCGGACTTGAGCGATGCGCGCTCTACATTCTCTTTATTGTCACTGACCACTTGGGGTTTCTATAACGTTCCccaaaaatgatttatatatagttaatGTATTGAAACCAACACCACAGGTTTATAGGACAAAGTATTTAAAGTGATTTTTGTTCAGAGAGAAttgaatacaataaataaatgataaaaaacaTTAGTTTTCCCATaaccaaaatgtaaaataactCTACTCACCTCGGTTTCTGTATCCGTGGGCAGATTCACAGGCAGCGGTTGCAGTCGCACTTCCTCTCGTCGCAGTTCACGGGCCTTCTTAAACTCTTCGCCCTCGGTGTCATCTTTGCCATCATCTAAAACAATTATAGAGATTAACAATGTGTTCACCAAAACTGTCTGACAAGTTGCCGTTGACACGCGCACCTGCAATACCTTCACTGGAATCGTAGAAATCATCCGAATCATCGCTATCCTCGCAATACTGCTTGCCAATCCAATCCGAGGCCAGCTGCAGCGTTTGTGCACCAAATGGCGAATCATCTGCCTCCTCAAACTGTGAATCCGTGTCCGTATCCGATTCATCTGAGCTGGAGAGTTCCGATTGCGAATCATTGTTGGATTCGGGCAGAAAATTGCGTCCGTTCCACTCGTGTTCGTCAATAATGTTCGCCTCATCGTCGGACATATTATCCGCCGAGGCAGCGGCTCTAGAATTGTCCAGCAAATCGACTTGAACGGGCAATGTGTCCATGGGCTGCTCATCTtctgcagcggcggcagctgtTGCACTttgtggagcagcagcaggcgagGCAGGCTGTGCGGCAGCAGAGCGCTAAGGGAGAAAAGAGGGTAGAATTAGTAACAAGGTTGAGATAAATCAGATACTAGGGTACAATATAACCACGGAAGTCTCTTCCTCCACATATGTAGTATcctaatataataataataataaacaatttacttaCTCTCTTGTTGACGCGTTGCGGCATCGGCTTAGGTGGCAGCCTAAAGTGTTGTGTGCAGTAGAAACGTCCCTGAGGATCATCGCGATCGAAGGCGTATCCGCCGAGGCGCAAGTTGGTGTGGCAGTGATGACACTTAAGGCAATTGCGATGCAGCACCAGACCCTCCACGGTGGTCTTCTCCATCAGATAGACGGTCTGCTTGCAGAAGCGGCACTTCTCCGAGGCAGCCTGCTTCTTAAAGGCCAGCGCCACCTTTGAGctctattaaaaacaatgtaTGAATTAGTTGCGTTACAAAACTCGGGAGTTACTTGCAACAGCGAACAAGTTGTGCGTATGCTACAGATGAGTGTCATGTATATGTggatgtgtgagtgtgcttttgtgtgtgtgtgtgagaacagcacgctaacaacaacaacaaagacaacgacAATAAACAGCACGCGTCTAAACCCTTTATTTTAAACACCTTCTAccgcaaagccaaaagcaaacataaataatatacaggGATagtaaactaaataaaacatGGAACACAAAACGAAACTACTCACAGATTTTGGTATGACAGTGTTGGTGTTCGTGGTGGCATTGCTGCTCGCGTTCTTCTCATCCGACTGCGTCTCGTCTTTTTTCACAAATTGCCCCGCAATCGAGGCCACTTTGTTGCGTCCTCGCTCACCGACATCCAGATTGTGTCCCTCCTTCAGCTGCTTATCCAGATTCCGCAGCGTGGTATCGATTTCCTTGAACTTTTCCGCCTCACGTGAATCCTGTCGCTGTGGCTTG
Coding sequences:
- the LOC133835813 gene encoding F-actin-monooxygenase Mical isoform X3, whose product is MSRQHQRHHQQQQLQQQQQQHQQQQLLTAQQQQQQALLMAEHAAAAEAAELFDLLCVATTMRQILALHRAMCEAVGLRPSPLNDFYPKLKAKVRSWKAQALWKKFDARAAHRVYGKGNACSGTRVLVIGAGPCGLRTAIEAQLLGAKVVVLEKRDRITRNNVLHLWPFVITDLRNLGAKKFYGKFCAGSIDHISIRQLQCMLLKVALLLGVEIHEGVSFDHALEPSGDGTGWRAAVTPADHAVSHYEFDVLIGADGKRNMLDFRRKEFRGKLAIAITANFINKKTEAEAKVEEISGVAFIFNQAFFKELYSRTGIDLENIVYYKDETHYFVMTAKKHSLIDKGVIIEDMADPAELLAQANVDTQKLHDYAREAAEFSTQYQMPNLEFAVNHYGKPDVAMFDFTSMFAAEMSCRVVVRKGCRLLQCLVGDSLLEPFWPTGSGCARGFLSSMDAAYAIKLWSNPQNSTLGVLAQRESIYRLLNQTTPDTLQRDISAYTVDPATRYPNLNRESVNSWQVKHLIDTDDPAILEQTFMDTHALQLPHAETPGKRKRRSGDTLPQGASLLRWISAQLAAYQFTAELKEPSDVFRNGRVLCALINRYRPDLIDFAATKEMSPLECNELAFAVLERELHIDRVMNAKQSLELTDVESRIWLNYLDQICELFRGEIPHIKHPKMDFSDLRQKYRINHTHAPPDFSKLLQTKPKAKSPMQDAVDVPTTVVQRRSVLDEERAKRQRRHEQLLNSNGVAAAAGGGAAASPGGSNQLPQAQSDTPRRSKKRRQADKTANIEERQQRLKEIEENRQDRMSRRRQQRFHQTQNFYKSLQLLQAGKLLREGGEGLAEGVAEDGTPFEDYSIFLYRQQAPIFNDRVKELERKLLFPDRERGDIPSALPRNAADEQFSDRIKNMEQRMTGRPGHGSDKKPKDLMRAIGKIDSNDWNVREIEKKIELSKKTEIHGPKGREKVPKWSKEQFQARQHKMSKPQRQDSREAEKFKEIDTTLRNLDKQLKEGHNLDVGERGRNKVASIAGQFVKKDETQSDEKNASSNATTNTNTVIPKSSSKVALAFKKQAASEKCRFCKQTVYLMEKTTVEGLVLHRNCLKCHHCHTNLRLGGYAFDRDDPQGRFYCTQHFRLPPKPMPQRVNKRRSAAAQPASPAAAPQSATAAAAAEDEQPMDTLPVQVDLLDNSRAAASADNMSDDEANIIDEHEWNGRNFLPESNNDSQSELSSSDESDTDTDSQFEEADDSPFGAQTLQLASDWIGKQYCEDSDDSDDFYDSSEDDGKDDTEGEEFKKARELRREEVRLQPLPVNLPTDTETEKPQVVSDNKENVERASLKSANSFESAQSQPDQPSTPVPTPIATPTRAQLEQLERNAPRKFSSEIEAISEKLYHLNNMVKMNKDLEVLAKENLVKSDILRKLTLKEKWLAENAAIAAGMSNSNPSAVKPSSSIVAAAAAVGIAPSKSKFDEKYEKVVSPPPQPAVEVKPKPVIDFNLDELKPRKPNFEERPKEQLKRPESLKKPPPISPKPERKSSANVSRSSSIKSNASSHSPQLRKAPLPNENKMQIENILGTMKKLQRQHSSELDEDMDIDEESSNPQLSNKLKEIGASSFAGTMDHIKSQMVTPTVHTASVDLSKYFPNQKQEKSNAGNINKNQKTLKDVDLARYFPSSPAPQRRAVETVAERLKKSQTEAVLAPSKEVKEESKAGAKVETKLESKTDNKAESKIDPKTKPVPPKRQASLNSFSLRDHQLDGALDLSKKKAPVKVVTTAKTPVKVAAPTKTPVTKTPSATSVGKTTTTTKGKVKIVKKIVPKGTKAKKAAAAAAAAATEITGTADTTEMQPEEPQVPRDEAERILDEILADGATRSPSSEYQKLFNDEKSPSDLSDKIERILEDTGLDVELGLPRRSSKKLVKTKSLGEGDFDMQPKRLTGVQNILKRFESMSSVHSQNSDEQSSFKLRRMESSTSNMSSLNRSRESLVSVSDSMSDLERTMDYLRNEWRNEATNFLQKKRDKFYAQKEEQQKPIELPKEQQKVMELPVQYRDSKLAKFFGLTSRKSPEKRKSPEKRKSPEKRKSPLKKLKSPSKSLKASKTNNSLEELAKISNARQAKKMPAKLPEKVNKVEKKLPVKVTPPKPATPVPDDFEILDLLDKATEAKELERSKTKSPLVEVAPVVEVTSEVLNVEPEVTVERPVVVEDIKNLPKTGCDKSLNNSRRGSQASLVLSRRQSEVSLTEKLQLDALEVLQSIELEREALADVEHVDDMFQSMVDELERTPAQEPTIYMDDELDADSLCTTISKSPSAQPVTVVKRGSSEEHSIEKLLGEVSDEMLVNVDFDSNDELVGIASSVKQSVNSSVERDFVDKLESLERDEVPLNNTPRFGQTLQPSMDEIDDGCFPSRPQRRQKSSSSSSEPTLPVAPQRLKKKLAKLTPDSMPPSVQDLLQQLSPKIEKQTQATPEEPMKFPRLAVEEDVVDHHKAVSLKTPEMQLKQPAAVASSPKSLDSQSNSLKSENSSRGSLIEPPKLVTPPKSQRSKENSLDWDMEKLPVSPMPRRKQPPVVVASKESSLEWDMEKLPNSPMPPRRRIAAPKSANVSPSNSIQLLNNLPSVEDEQRIIEEFERERRQALIKRDESFEAAAAEQRRQESQQSSSNSSGSKRSLPPPTPPTPPTTRRGTTQDTGSRRESIRKDGTPPMFKKLDLGDDSNSTLDTTTASTRRSSFAFIELQDNKPVIVPMPRKLHLPKLEPAKYVPEVRDDAEPVPEVFKDRAWPKPQSGELHADSEDEDLEEQDPKSKLPEYARSDSPPSAAFQNRQWPDGKTVFDQTDSKPSLEADDILGLLDSRRPKPRRFNNKPRSQSPQPFKPLADSARLSSKSVSDLKKNTPVSGSMHSLSAQSSQDTDTRSTATTVATSRPLSYVVNYDEPEDANMKALLDRSKRLHNRKREFVNERVVERNPYMRDVIRSTDRADYEPDEELSSYRPRHYTTKAPSSRFPSSSSYARTSAPRSNYDYLSSNSLAGSSSDYLSRRPYTGLGTSSAATTSTSSGYYPSSTHLSDLFRRRNPATSSSSSYGLPSSSKESYKPNPKAHHLTKLSLTLPLKYPPILSSTTMRSYGRRRKSLSTTHTYENPQKYR